In Toxoplasma gondii ME49 chromosome VIII, whole genome shotgun sequence, a single genomic region encodes these proteins:
- a CDS encoding hypothetical protein (encoded by transcript TGME49_269315), translating to MAQHSNPNHRRKTIQLSGAEQRFLTTWRRHAGVSRETEERWEPAAHNSYGGAGVSVVMNGSRCSWQCPLTCSIKYLPGCTNDCLESRRWCLKYADVSETSASTDADDLDNCIESFPMCTGQRKDDTTGPFRHLDDLGTPSKRFLAGKHVRLPPSSAGAFVFRRTLESVSRRDQQSTEGFGESENYDETELVDSVSHVVVGEPKAAPEATSVEISKTPDEGGRFRGGSRQKLRACRIISDASTDCDGNAEDGTSYSPVAVGDSLKDGENIRLQKRSSALRK from the exons ATGGCACAACATTCCAACCCAAATCACAGGAGAAAGACCATCCAACTAAGCGGCGCCGAGCAACGGTTCCTGACTACGTGGCGGCGACACGCAGGCGTCTCACGTGAAA CCGAGGAACGCTGGGAGCCAGCGGCGCATAACAGTTACGGGGGAGCGGGAGTATCGGTGGTCATGAATGGTAGCCGTTGCAGCTGGCAATGTCCGTTGACTTGTTCAATAAAATACCTTCCAGGATGCACAAACGACTGCCTCGAGTCTCGCAGGTGGTGCCTAAAATACGCCGACGTCAGTGAAACCTCCGCAAGCACCGATGCTGACGATCTGGACAACTGCATTGAGAGTTTTCCCATGTGCACTGGACAGCGTAAGGATGACACGACAGGGCCTTTTCGGCACCTCGACGATCTCGGGACGCCGTCGAAAAGATTTCTTGCTGGGAAACACGTCAGGCTACCGCCTTCCTCGGCGGGGGCATTCGTTTTCCGCAGAACACTGGAGTCTGTCAGCCGACGCGATCAACAATCCACTGAAGGGTTCGGCGAATCAGAGAATTATGACG AGACTGAACTGGTAGATAGTGTTTCACACGTGGTGGTCGGCGAACCGAAGGCGGCACCTGAGGCCACTTCCGTGGAGATTTCGAAGACTCCAGATGAGGGTGGTAGATTCCGAGGAGGCAGCCGTCAAAAGCTTCGGGCGTGCCGTATTATATCCGATGCGAGCACTGACTGCGACGGTAACGCCGAAGATGGCACCTCATATTCTCCAGTAGCTGTTGGCGACAGTCTGAAGGACGGGGAGAATATCAGATTGCAAAAACGGTCTAGCGCGCTGAGGAAATGA